From Mercenaria mercenaria strain notata unplaced genomic scaffold, MADL_Memer_1 contig_2906, whole genome shotgun sequence:
AGATATAATATATCCTATTCCAAATTACTTTTAGGCTTGAAAGTCaccattttttttctcatttttttgacattttgttataGTTCTATTATAGAAGTTTGCCTTTTCAAACCGATAGCATAGACGGACGGggtatgattgtaatatttcacacgttcaggattattacaaaataagtaatcaaatagtaggatagacaacgaaataaattgcaaaactgtaccacaattgttaaacagaatatgaagtaagcaatgatttatttatttatttatttgggttttacggcgcactaaCATAGTATAGGTTTGCGTATGGAGCAACTTCCGTTGCATGATATAAACTTCTTATTGCAACGAAAGAGATTAGCCAATTtaattgtgtatgcttgccagattttcactacgcagctgcgtatctgcgtaaaAGCAGCTACGCGCCTGATGTATTGAAAGATCTAACAGCAATTCAAGcattaaattgaatgattttatcttttttatgtctgaaaattagggatgggaacgaatattcgaatattcgaatattcggaaatcggtcgaatattcgaatatgaaaatcaaattcgaatattcgtaaatttttgtattttttttttcaaaataagtatcattgattttgggcaatatgagcatgctaattctacagaataaaaccatgtcatgtttgtttatcgagtATCAAAAggtgtccaattaacaagaaaatagcaatgcataattggcaggggcaatcgttacggattaacagtttgcaacaggcgtcaatgtgtcagatgaatgtcaaaagatgtccaattaacaagaaaactgcaatgcataattacctggggtcatcgctaaggattaacagtttgtattaggtgTAAATgcgatatctttttatcttttgttcatttttattggcgcctgttttatgtaattgtagatttttttttcgaaaacaataccaaacttgtagatattgccgatcttttcacaatattttgtacgacgtttcaaaccatccgcagaatcggttttcattcGCAATCgaccgtattcgaattaaattttgaagtactttataagaagatcaagaaataacatatgattgatgcatacgTTCATGCTGAAGGAGGTTTatgtctgccttacttgctttttacacgccgattgaaaattttcaaaatggcggcggtaatacaacagcgcgtcacgtgtttaaatgggacgacctgctatttttagataaaattgcgacggtctaaattataatcgttttgatttttcgtatcattttgaagctaaaacactgaattagttaaatatattcatggttatactgacagaatcgtgaaataaaacgctaggatcggcgggtttagctaggtaggatcgggttacccgaaacaaatattttttggccttattacttacgatgatccacgctttaaacaaatgaatacgttgtgtatatgccaatcacttaataagaatttaaagcttccattaaaacaaaccgaatattcgaatatattcgaatatggcaaaccgaatattcgaatattgatttcagtattcgttcccatccctactgaAAATAGATTTTCTGAAACATGACGCAAATCAAGCGTTATTAGTTGAATATTTTTATCTCTttcgactgaaaaaaaaaatagatttcctgaaaaatgtcgaataaccagcTCTCTACCGACTGTCAAAGACAAATTGATAACATTTagtaaactgttttttttttccaaaacatatTGAATATACAACAGTTACTGGCAACTAGTATGTAGTTGGTTATTcaaatgttcaactaccaactgtTTACTGCCAGTATATGTCCGGATGTTAAAGGGATGAACAAAAACATGACTGGACCAAAATATGACTAATCTGACTAATCACCTTAATGTGTTACTATATGAAGGGTCAATGACGCGGTTATCGCGAGATTAAAATGGTTTCTTATCTTAAGCTGTAGAATGCTTCAGCCTACGGAAATCAAACTTTACAAGGTGTTTGCCAATGGtcgtagatgaccccttttgtttgtCTGTGTTTTGGAGATTGacgatcaaggtcacaatgaccttgagactgaaattGTTTATGATATGTAGCTTGAGAAAGCTTTGGCCTATGGCCATTACACTTAGTAGTATGGTTGTTTATGGTTAGTAGATTGTCTATATTAATTGTGGGGGCCATTAGATCACAGGTCAAAGTCAAATCATACACTGACTGAGTGACTGATACTTATAAATATGACGTGTCAACACAACCTGGAACAACTATTAGACCCTACTGACACAATGCATTGTATTATTTGACATCAGAAATAATCCCAATAAAATTCAATGTTAAACGATAGACCGGCCAATAgcacaaaatatggactggtgaTTTATAAAAGGTGTCATGTAATAATACATGAAAAAGAAAAGCTGCACTCCACAGGGAAATAGGGGTATGTAACGTTTATATGTAACCTTATATGCACATAGCGGCGTAGCACATGAACACATATATACAAATGATTTATAGATGAACCCTTATTCaacccattttcaaacaataatgcaCAAATTTGTCTGcaattacaaacaaacaaaattagttATAAGGCAGGAAAATCATGGCAACAACAGATGACAGCCAAAATTAACAATATGAACTGTTGAGTATAAGCTTAGTAAAAGTTTGGTCAAAAACACGTCAATATCTGGTTTACCTTACGGTGACCTTACGGTGACTTAAAATGGTTGGTAGACATGACATTCATAAAACTGGTAATTTCacttgtttaaaatgttcaaacagcaaatttcattttcattattgacAGAAGATTAACAGATATCCAAATACTTCTGTAACTTCTATTTGTACCACCATCAGCAGAATAGGAAGTATCACATATTGCGTTTCAATCGGAACTTGGTGTAAAACAAATAGTGCTTTCACTTCTTGGATTTCATAGTATTTAAACTTAGAGGTGTTATAGGTTGACGTGTCCTGTAAATCCGAAGTCTTCTTAATTGAGTCGGTAGTTTACATACCAGAAGCTTCCTGCAGAGGGTCGAATGTTTTCATTTTGGAGGTTAGCGTGTAACGTTCTACTTCAGTTCATACACTTTTATTTTCTCAGCTTGTACTACGTACAACCTTTTATCTGCACCAGAATAGGTTATACTTCCGCAATTCTCGTCGTCTAAGATAATCTGAACCTTGGTACAGTCTTTTGTCAACTGATGAATGCCTTCATCGGTTCTTACATAGACAAAACCCTCATCGTCCACTGTTATACCCCAGGGATATTTAAGATCTATGTCATTGTAGGTAGCTGTGACCTTGCAATCCAAGGTCATACTTGTTACAATATTATTTGTATACTTTGTCAGGTAAATGATTTTCTTGTCAGGACTTAAAACTATAGAAGGAATGGAAGTGTAATCatatcttgttgtttttgtaacatttccaTGCATATCGAGTACTTTGATTGCATTGTTATGTAACACATAGAGTTGTTTTGCAATGGCAGCAACATCGTAAACTGTTTCTTTAGTTGTTATCACGTTACCTTTACTTAGCGTACCCGACGCTGATACAGTCAGCGTGAGAAGATTATTCTGGTATTTAGGTTCAGGAGATGTCAGTGAAACTATAATTTGGTCGTTCTTGATATTTGTGACACTCCATATATATTCACAGTCCAAACTAATTTCAGATGTTACTCTGCCATTTCTAGTATCAATAATTTTCACTGCTTTATTGGTACCGTCTCCTACAGCAAGGTAATGTCTCTGTACCAATGACATCCCTTCAATACGTGGTTTTTTCTTGTCTTTGCAAGAGCTTACATCAATCTCTGAAACAAGTTTTAACATTCTGCATATTTCAGttgtgtttttcattatttgcttTGTCTGTGCGGATTGCACTAGTTTATATCTTTGTACTTTGCTCTCTTCATATAGTATTTCAAACTGACTGTCAAGCTTTTCAATATCCGGTTTCGATCTTTTCATTTTCACGAACAGTTCACAATTTTTTCCATTTGTTCTGTTTGTCTCGATAgcagttttcattttgtttagttcATCATTtatggtattacatctttctgaCGCTGCTTTTAATCTATCCttattatttttgtcaatctCTGTTATCTCATTTTCCATTTCATCCTCCAGTTGGTCAAAAAACTTGTTTATCTCATCACGCTGTTTTTTAAGCTCTGCCTTTGCCTGCTTTTTCATTTCCTCTACCTCAGTTTTTCTtgaattaattttttcttttctttgttttaccGCCGTAAGATTTTTATCGAAGTATTCAACAAACTCTTTGAATTCCACATTGCTTTCTAGATCTGTAACAATGTCCGGTATATGGTCAACATTTTGGCATTGGTGATGGTTTGTAGTTACGCACGCACTACATCCAAGTGTGTCACATGACCGGCAAAAGTATTCAGTAACCTTTGTTGGATGTTTAGAACACTTTTCTACGCACACATCAAGTACACCTGTTCCTGCTACATCAAcaggcatatttttttttatcctggAGCACATGGTGTTTGAACGCTTTAAATCTCCCGTGACTGTTATAACATTGTCCACACAGATACACTGAACAGTCCACACTGAATCCTTCTGCTTTTATCTTTTCCATCACCAACACATGGTTCACACTATATGTCCTTGATTTCGTCCGATGCGGTAGTCacatatttacttattttcacCATGTTGCCATATTTATAAAGTAACATTTATATTCTCAGTGACGTATAAAGTAACTTGAAATAATCTGTTCATATAACTGTAACTATAGTCTTCATACGTAAAATTTACAATGTGTAAATCCGTCTCCTTTTATCAGTCTTATGATTTACAAGAAAGAAAAGTTTTATCACATATACTCTTATATATCACTATATTATCAAAATGCCAATACCTTTCTGTATTCTTCTTTATTTGAACCTGTATATCTATATTTTACTTCCTTGGTGAtattgatttcatgaaaatacacTTTAAGGTAGTCATAACATGTAAATAACCCAAGCGTATACTAGTCGTTAGATTTTTAGAAAACGATATCGAGTTGAAGGAAATAGGAAAACATTTACAAACAGATCTGTGCATGAAATGTTTACtttctttttctgtaactttcGATATTGTTTTCCAAAAGCGTTTAAATGCACATATGTAACTATAGAGACCTTCTATCTTTGAAATCAATTTGAAACAAGTGCTAAAGAAATGCACAATATACAGCTTATTTGACTTGCAAATAAAGGATACCGGCTAATAAAGACCACGTTCTGACTCTTCTTAAACGGCATGTAGATACAGGTTTGACCGTG
This genomic window contains:
- the LOC128552559 gene encoding uncharacterized protein LOC128552559; translation: MPVDVAGTGVLDVCVEKCSKHPTKVTEYFCRSCDTLGCSACVTTNHHQCQNVDHIPDIVTDLESNVEFKEFVEYFDKNLTAVKQRKEKINSRKTEVEEMKKQAKAELKKQRDEINKFFDQLEDEMENEITEIDKNNKDRLKAASERCNTINDELNKMKTAIETNRTNGKNCELFVKMKRSKPDIEKLDSQFEILYEESKVQRYKLVQSAQTKQIMKNTTEICRMLKLVSEIDVSSCKDKKKPRIEGMSLVQRHYLAVGDGTNKAVKIIDTRNGRVTSEISLDCEYIWSVTNIKNDQIIVSLTSPEPKYQNNLLTLTVSASGTLSKGNVITTKETVYDVAAIAKQLYVLHNNAIKVLDMHGNVTKTTRYDYTSIPSIVLSPDKKIIYLTKYTNNIVTSMTLDCKVTATYNDIDLKYPWGITVDDEGFVYVRTDEGIHQLTKDCTKVQIILDDENCGSITYSGADKRLYVVQAEKIKVYELK